In a genomic window of Neisseria flavescens:
- a CDS encoding IS5 family transposase: MPTYAIIDSQSVKTASGAHDKGFDGGKKIKGRKRHIAVDTLGNLLSVVVHAANIHDTKAGIFAAKKAFETYPGLKGFCADAGYRNTFEREVSEQLGLTVEISKKIQDISWHILPKRWIVERTFAWLGWSRRLAKDFEQTNLSAENFVKLGYISQILKFIK, encoded by the coding sequence ATGCCGACTTATGCCATTATTGATTCGCAAAGTGTCAAAACAGCTTCCGGCGCACATGATAAAGGTTTTGACGGAGGTAAAAAAATCAAAGGCCGTAAGCGACATATAGCTGTTGATACGTTGGGTAACCTATTGTCTGTTGTGGTTCATGCAGCCAATATTCATGACACAAAAGCAGGTATTTTTGCAGCAAAAAAAGCGTTTGAGACCTATCCGGGTTTAAAAGGTTTCTGTGCAGACGCAGGTTATCGGAATACATTTGAGCGCGAAGTATCGGAGCAATTGGGTTTAACTGTTGAGATTTCAAAGAAAATTCAAGATATTTCTTGGCATATTCTGCCCAAACGTTGGATTGTAGAACGAACGTTTGCATGGTTAGGTTGGTCTCGACGTTTGGCAAAAGATTTTGAGCAGACGAATTTATCTGCTGAAAATTTTGTCAAACTAGGGTATATTTCACAAATATTAAAATTTATCAAATAG
- a CDS encoding transposase → MTGKSYPTDLTDAQWQAIEPHFNRLRHYKWDKRELVNAVLYITKTGCQWRMLPNDFPPYPTVWSFYRRANQSGLWDRILSALVQKNV, encoded by the coding sequence ATGACTGGAAAATCCTACCCAACAGACTTAACAGATGCCCAATGGCAAGCGATTGAGCCGCATTTTAACCGGCTACGCCACTACAAATGGGATAAACGTGAATTAGTGAATGCCGTTTTGTACATTACCAAAACAGGTTGCCAATGGCGTATGCTGCCCAATGATTTTCCACCTTATCCAACCGTATGGAGTTTCTATCGCAGAGCCAACCAATCAGGCTTATGGGATAGGATTCTTTCGGCATTGGTTCAAAAAAACGTTTAA
- a CDS encoding primosomal protein N', translating to MFYHRIAVNVPLSDGLLTYSHSEPLPQGVRVLVPFRNKTVVGIVWETDIAPDMDTARILGVQTAFSDEPPLPESWRDLLSFTSRYYHYPTGQAVFAALPQGLKETRAVEMPQPPLFYALNEAGRAQTPPPARFNKKAALWDALLSGEMTMAALKQVNAQAVKLIENWTEQGWIETAEAAKPVLRSCHGQASHAGFVLNADQRQASDAIQTALGRFQPFLLYGITGSGKTEVYFDAMAKVLAQGRQVLFLLPEINLTPQLLKRVENRFADVPTAVLHSQMAAGKRTQDYLRAMSGQAKLVIGTRLAVFTPMDDVGLIVVDEEHDGSFKQDNELRYHARDLAVWRAKQGGCPVVLGSATPSLESWHKAQSGAYRLLQLTERAHTAAQLPQVDILNVGRLKLDNGFSPQALQLLKQNFEAGGMSLVYLNRRGFAPALFCGDCGHTFGCPNCSAKMVLHQRARQLRCHHCDHREPVPFKCPDCGNQDLTAVGHGTQRVEETLRAFLPKAAVVRVDRDSTAHKNDWADLYRRIADNKIDILVGTQMLAKGHDFARLNLVIVLNADGSLYSADFRAPERLFAELMQVSGRAGRADKPGKVLIQTQLPEHPVFAAVKAQDYAVFAENELNERQMFAMPPFGFQTAVRADAPRVADAMEFLNAAKETLAPLLPESVSQFGAAPMLMVRLAERERAQIFIESPSRQDLHRAVSLWVQVLQQNRDGKIRWSVDVDVQEA from the coding sequence ATGTTCTACCACCGTATCGCCGTAAACGTGCCGCTTTCAGACGGCCTTTTGACTTATTCCCATTCCGAGCCGCTGCCGCAGGGCGTGCGGGTGCTTGTGCCTTTCCGCAACAAAACCGTGGTCGGGATAGTGTGGGAAACGGATATTGCGCCGGATATGGATACGGCGCGGATTTTGGGCGTTCAGACGGCCTTTTCGGACGAGCCGCCTCTGCCCGAAAGCTGGCGTGATTTGCTCTCGTTTACGTCGCGTTATTACCACTATCCGACCGGGCAGGCAGTATTTGCCGCATTGCCGCAAGGTTTGAAGGAAACGCGCGCGGTGGAAATGCCGCAGCCGCCCTTGTTTTATGCTTTAAACGAAGCAGGCAGGGCGCAAACGCCGCCGCCGGCGCGGTTCAACAAAAAAGCGGCTTTGTGGGACGCGCTGCTGTCGGGCGAAATGACGATGGCAGCGTTGAAGCAGGTAAACGCGCAGGCGGTGAAATTAATCGAAAATTGGACGGAGCAGGGTTGGATTGAAACGGCGGAAGCGGCGAAACCGGTTTTAAGGTCGTGCCACGGGCAGGCTTCGCACGCCGGATTTGTGTTGAATGCCGACCAACGGCAGGCTTCCGATGCCATTCAGACGGCATTGGGACGCTTCCAGCCGTTTCTGCTGTACGGCATCACCGGCAGCGGCAAGACCGAGGTGTATTTTGATGCGATGGCGAAAGTGTTGGCGCAGGGGCGGCAGGTGTTGTTTCTGTTGCCCGAAATCAACCTCACGCCGCAGCTTTTGAAGCGGGTGGAAAACCGTTTTGCCGACGTGCCGACCGCCGTGTTGCACAGTCAGATGGCGGCAGGCAAGCGCACGCAGGATTATTTGCGCGCGATGTCGGGGCAGGCGAAGCTGGTGATCGGCACGCGGCTGGCGGTGTTTACGCCGATGGATGATGTCGGGCTGATTGTGGTCGATGAGGAACACGACGGCTCGTTCAAACAGGATAACGAATTGCGCTACCACGCCCGCGATTTGGCGGTGTGGCGGGCGAAGCAGGGCGGCTGCCCCGTTGTGTTGGGCAGTGCCACGCCCAGCTTGGAGAGCTGGCACAAGGCGCAAAGCGGCGCGTACCGCCTGCTGCAACTGACCGAACGCGCCCATACCGCCGCGCAACTGCCGCAAGTGGACATCCTCAACGTAGGCCGTCTGAAACTCGACAACGGTTTCTCGCCGCAAGCCTTGCAGCTTTTGAAACAGAACTTTGAAGCGGGCGGTATGTCGCTGGTGTACCTCAACCGTCGCGGTTTCGCGCCCGCGCTGTTTTGCGGCGACTGCGGCCATACCTTCGGCTGCCCGAACTGCTCCGCCAAAATGGTGCTGCACCAACGCGCCCGCCAACTGCGCTGCCACCACTGCGACCACCGCGAACCCGTCCCGTTCAAATGCCCCGACTGCGGCAACCAAGATCTGACCGCCGTCGGACACGGCACGCAGCGCGTCGAAGAAACCCTGCGCGCCTTCCTGCCCAAGGCAGCCGTCGTTCGTGTTGACAGGGACAGCACCGCGCACAAAAACGACTGGGCGGATTTGTATCGCCGCATCGCCGACAACAAAATCGACATTTTGGTCGGCACGCAGATGCTCGCCAAAGGGCATGATTTCGCGCGGCTCAACCTCGTTATCGTGTTGAACGCCGACGGCAGCCTGTACAGCGCGGACTTTCGCGCCCCGGAAAGGCTGTTCGCCGAGCTGATGCAGGTGTCCGGCAGGGCGGGGCGCGCCGACAAACCCGGCAAGGTGTTGATACAGACCCAACTGCCCGAACATCCCGTTTTTGCCGCCGTCAAAGCGCAGGACTACGCCGTGTTTGCCGAAAACGAATTGAACGAGCGGCAAATGTTCGCGATGCCGCCCTTCGGTTTCCAGACCGCCGTCCGCGCCGACGCGCCGCGCGTTGCCGATGCGATGGAATTTCTCAACGCCGCCAAAGAAACCCTTGCCCCGCTGTTGCCCGAAAGCGTTTCCCAGTTTGGTGCCGCTCCGATGCTGATGGTGCGCCTCGCCGAACGCGAACGCGCGCAAATTTTCATCGAATCTCCGTCCCGACAGGATTTGCACCGCGCCGTGAGTTTGTGGGTGCAGGTGTTGCAGCAGAACAGGGACGGCAAAATCCGATGGTCGGTGGACGTTGATGTGCAAGAGGCTTGA
- a CDS encoding DsbC family protein translates to MKTKLIKILTPFAVLPLLACGQPAVSNANAAPAPAAKAEAPADKSVAASLKARLEKVYAAQDLKVLSVNETPIKGIYEVVVSGKQIIYTDAKGDYMLVGDLINVNTRQSLTEERAADLNKIDFASLPLDKAIKEVRGNGKLKVAVFSDPDCPYCKRLEHEFEKMTDITIYTFMMPIPSLHPDAARKAELLWCQPNPTQAWIDWMRKGKLPSGKANCENPVAETTSLGEQFGFNGTPTLVFPNGRSQSGYSPMPHLKEIIEKNQ, encoded by the coding sequence ATGAAAACCAAGTTAATCAAAATCTTAACACCGTTTGCCGTCCTTCCTTTGTTGGCATGCGGTCAACCTGCCGTATCCAACGCCAACGCGGCGCCTGCCCCTGCTGCCAAAGCGGAAGCGCCTGCCGACAAATCCGTTGCCGCTTCTTTGAAAGCGCGTTTGGAAAAAGTCTATGCCGCCCAAGATTTGAAAGTTTTGAGCGTCAATGAAACACCGATTAAAGGCATTTACGAAGTTGTCGTCAGCGGCAAACAAATCATCTATACCGATGCCAAAGGCGACTATATGCTCGTTGGCGACCTCATCAACGTCAACACGCGCCAAAGCCTGACTGAAGAACGCGCCGCCGATTTGAACAAAATCGACTTCGCTTCCCTGCCTTTGGACAAAGCCATCAAAGAAGTTCGCGGCAACGGCAAACTGAAAGTCGCTGTTTTCTCCGATCCGGACTGCCCGTACTGCAAACGCTTGGAGCATGAGTTTGAAAAAATGACCGACATCACGATTTATACCTTCATGATGCCGATTCCAAGCCTGCACCCTGATGCCGCGCGCAAAGCCGAGCTGTTGTGGTGTCAACCTAATCCGACCCAGGCATGGATCGACTGGATGCGCAAAGGCAAACTCCCAAGCGGCAAAGCAAACTGCGAAAACCCTGTTGCAGAAACCACTTCATTGGGCGAACAATTCGGCTTCAACGGCACACCAACCTTGGTCTTCCCTAACGGCCGCAGCCAAAGCGGTTACAGCCCTATGCCTCACCTCAAAGAAATCATCGAGAAAAACCAGTAA
- a CDS encoding 2,3-diphosphoglycerate-dependent phosphoglycerate mutase: MELVFIRHGQSEWNAKNLFTGWRDVKLSEQGLAEAAAAGKKLKEKGYEFDIAFTSVLTRAIKTCNIVLEESDQLFVPQIKSWRLNERHYGQLQGMDKKQTAEKYGDEQVHIWRRSYDTLPPLLDPKDPHSAHNDRRYANLPSDVVPDGENLKVTLERVLPFWEDQIAPAILSGKRVLVAAHGNSLRALAKHIEGISDEDIMGLEIPTGQPLVYKLDENLKVIEKFYL; encoded by the coding sequence ATGGAATTAGTATTCATCCGTCACGGACAAAGCGAATGGAACGCGAAAAACCTTTTCACCGGCTGGCGCGACGTCAAGCTGAGCGAGCAAGGTTTGGCAGAAGCCGCAGCAGCAGGTAAAAAGCTGAAAGAGAAGGGCTACGAGTTCGACATCGCTTTTACTTCCGTTCTGACCCGTGCCATCAAAACCTGTAACATCGTTTTGGAAGAATCCGACCAACTGTTTGTTCCACAAATCAAATCATGGCGTTTGAACGAGCGCCACTACGGCCAACTGCAAGGTATGGATAAAAAACAAACCGCAGAAAAATACGGCGACGAGCAAGTCCACATCTGGCGCCGCAGCTACGATACCCTGCCTCCACTGCTTGACCCTAAAGACCCTCACTCCGCCCACAACGACCGCCGCTATGCCAACCTGCCTAGCGATGTCGTACCTGATGGCGAAAACCTCAAAGTTACCCTCGAGCGCGTCCTACCTTTCTGGGAAGACCAAATCGCTCCGGCCATCTTGAGCGGCAAACGTGTATTGGTTGCGGCACACGGCAACTCCCTGCGTGCGTTGGCCAAACACATCGAAGGCATTTCCGACGAAGACATCATGGGCTTGGAAATCCCAACCGGTCAGCCGCTGGTGTACAAATTGGATGAAAACCTGAAAGTAATTGAAAAATTCTACCTGTAA
- a CDS encoding class I SAM-dependent methyltransferase: MYKIYFDETASAELRSLAAPFGLTVIDRQPEEGSFLIADESGISLCRAGEKGRVRVDFDGGAAHYRRTKGGGELIAKAVNHTAQPTVWDATGGLGRDSFVLASLGLKVQTFEQNPAVACLLSDGLNRAGQSEETREIAPRITLHFSNAVDLMQALATQNGRPDVVYLDPMYPERRKTAAVKKEMAYFHDLVGAAQDEAELLDAALNTAKKRIVVKRPRLGEFLDGRKPAYQYTGKSTRFDVYLPIRPSED, encoded by the coding sequence ATGTACAAGATTTATTTTGACGAAACCGCATCTGCCGAACTTCGCAGCCTTGCTGCGCCTTTCGGGCTGACCGTTATCGACCGGCAGCCTGAAGAAGGCAGTTTCCTTATCGCTGACGAAAGTGGCATCAGCTTGTGCCGCGCCGGTGAAAAAGGCCGTGTCCGCGTTGATTTTGATGGCGGTGCCGCCCATTATCGGCGTACTAAAGGCGGAGGCGAGTTGATTGCCAAAGCAGTCAATCACACTGCGCAACCGACTGTCTGGGACGCTACCGGCGGACTGGGGCGCGACAGTTTTGTGCTTGCCTCGTTGGGTTTGAAGGTACAAACTTTTGAACAAAATCCTGCCGTTGCCTGTCTACTTTCAGACGGCCTCAACAGGGCAGGGCAAAGTGAAGAGACACGGGAGATTGCCCCGCGTATTACTTTGCACTTCAGTAATGCCGTTGATTTAATGCAGGCATTGGCAACGCAAAACGGCAGACCCGATGTAGTGTACCTCGACCCGATGTATCCGGAGCGTCGCAAAACCGCCGCCGTGAAAAAAGAAATGGCTTACTTTCACGACTTGGTCGGCGCGGCACAAGACGAAGCCGAGTTGTTGGATGCGGCATTGAATACCGCCAAAAAACGCATTGTCGTCAAACGCCCGCGCTTGGGCGAATTTCTCGACGGGCGCAAACCTGCTTATCAATACACAGGCAAAAGCACGCGTTTTGACGTTTACCTTCCGATAAGGCCGTCTGAAGACTAA
- a CDS encoding two-component system sensor histidine kinase NtrB yields MNRANLQEVGNLRERIPGVINIARIAILLPLLVLHAFGSYMGGNLIGVSLPDVGFYIWVTLYFFLIMLSVFRPGWQWQSLDLPNAGAVVDITMMMVLVYISGGTASGFGILVLPFVATSCLLSYGHYPMLYAGYTAMLFILNLFLDGSMRFDSFNWDAKSMLNSLMLIGAGYLVAMLTSFAAHYLEQATESASRHQLAYRRISGLNRLVLNRVQEAVVVIDATQRVWLFNKQAKIYFPSLIIDQQEIVFGELVARWQRQPDKPFETDIHIFQHAMHVRAVPLIQEQTELLMLYVRSLREVAAEAMSTKLTALGQLTANLAHEIRNPMSAIRHASDLLQEGDEAAPLKARLYNIIDSNIQRIDKMLEDVSLLNKRDNISRQPINLMKFWLEFKQEFTLNNPDAIGCLRMNMDGNNLTVLVDPMHLQQVMWNLCNNAWRHSRQDENAITVLIRPSGRMHISIVVADNGKGVPPDVRNHLFEPFYTTEKQGTGLGLYVARELAHANMGQLHYHPEMNGFELILPKEQAQDE; encoded by the coding sequence ATGAACAGAGCCAATCTTCAAGAAGTGGGTAATCTGAGGGAGCGGATTCCCGGTGTAATCAACATTGCCCGAATAGCCATCCTCTTACCGCTTTTGGTTTTGCACGCTTTCGGCAGCTACATGGGCGGCAACCTGATTGGTGTTTCGTTGCCGGACGTTGGGTTTTATATCTGGGTAACGCTGTATTTCTTCCTGATTATGCTCTCCGTGTTCCGTCCGGGCTGGCAGTGGCAGTCTTTGGATTTGCCCAATGCCGGTGCCGTGGTCGACATCACCATGATGATGGTTTTGGTGTATATCTCCGGCGGTACGGCTTCCGGTTTCGGGATTTTGGTTTTGCCGTTTGTCGCTACGTCGTGTCTGCTCAGTTATGGACATTATCCCATGCTGTACGCAGGTTATACGGCAATGTTGTTTATTTTGAACCTGTTTTTAGACGGCAGTATGCGTTTCGATTCGTTTAATTGGGACGCGAAATCAATGTTGAATTCTTTGATGCTGATCGGTGCAGGCTATCTGGTGGCGATGCTGACATCGTTTGCTGCCCATTATCTGGAGCAGGCCACAGAGTCCGCCAGCCGCCATCAACTGGCATACCGCCGTATCAGCGGCTTGAACCGGTTGGTTTTGAACCGCGTACAGGAAGCGGTTGTGGTGATTGATGCGACCCAACGCGTGTGGCTGTTTAACAAACAGGCAAAAATCTATTTCCCCAGCCTGATTATCGATCAGCAGGAAATCGTGTTTGGCGAGCTGGTCGCACGCTGGCAGCGCCAACCCGACAAACCTTTTGAAACCGATATCCATATTTTCCAACACGCCATGCACGTCCGTGCCGTTCCGCTGATTCAGGAGCAAACCGAGCTGCTGATGTTGTACGTCCGCTCATTGCGTGAAGTGGCTGCGGAGGCCATGTCCACCAAACTGACTGCGCTCGGACAGTTGACTGCCAACCTTGCCCACGAAATCCGTAATCCGATGTCCGCCATTCGTCATGCCAGCGATTTGTTGCAAGAGGGCGATGAGGCAGCCCCGCTCAAGGCCAGGCTCTACAACATCATCGACAGCAATATCCAACGCATCGACAAGATGTTGGAAGACGTATCCCTGCTTAACAAACGAGACAACATCAGCCGCCAGCCGATTAATCTGATGAAATTCTGGTTGGAGTTCAAGCAGGAATTTACCTTGAACAATCCCGATGCCATCGGCTGTCTGCGCATGAATATGGACGGCAACAACCTGACCGTATTGGTCGATCCTATGCACTTGCAGCAAGTGATGTGGAACTTGTGCAACAATGCTTGGCGACACAGCCGTCAGGACGAAAACGCCATTACCGTCCTTATCCGCCCTAGCGGCAGGATGCATATTTCCATCGTAGTGGCGGACAACGGCAAAGGCGTGCCGCCTGATGTACGAAATCATTTGTTCGAGCCGTTTTACACTACCGAAAAACAAGGCACCGGTTTGGGGCTTTACGTCGCACGCGAGTTGGCACACGCCAATATGGGGCAGCTGCATTATCACCCTGAAATGAACGGGTTTGAATTGATTTTACCGAAGGAGCAAGCGCAGGATGAATAA
- the parC gene encoding DNA topoisomerase IV subunit A, which produces MTEHISAPSPSPVGEDYLLLGQYAERAYLEYAMSVVKGRALPEVSDGQKPVQRRILFAMRDMGLTAGAKPVKSARVVGEILGKYHPHGDSSAYEAMVRMAQDFTLRYPLIDGIGNFGSRDGDGAAAMRYTEARLTPIAELLLSEINQGTVDFVPNYDGAFDEPLHLPARLPMVLLNGASGIAVGMATEIPSHNLNEVTQAAIALLKKPTLETADLMQYIPAPDFAGGGQIITPADELRRIYETGKGSVRVRARYEIEKLARGQWRVIVTELPPNANSAKILAEIEEQTNPKPKAGKKQLNQDQLNTKKLMLDLIDRVRDESDGEHPVRLVFEPKSSRIDTDTFINTLMAQTSLEGNVSMNLVMMGLDNRPAQKNLKTILQEWLDFRTVTVTRRLKFRLNQVEKRLHILEGRLKVFLHIDEVIKVIRESDDPKADLMAAFGLTEIQAEDILEIRLRQLARLEGFKLEKELNELREEQGRLNILLGDENEKRKLMIKEMQADMKQYGDARRTLVEEAGRAVLTQTTADEPITLILSEKGWIRSRAGHNLDLSQTAFKEGDRLKQTLEGRTVLPVVILDSLGRTYTLDAAEIPGGRGDGVPISSLIELQNGAKPIAMLTGLPEQHYLLSGSGGYGFIAKLGDMVGRVKAGKVVMTVDSGETVLPPVAVYASSLINPDCKVVLASSDHRLLAFSIGELKVMPKGRGLQLMSLTDGASLEHVLVTTAAEFIVETVGKRGAAHQEKLRICDIDGKRGKKGKVLEISGRLKSLS; this is translated from the coding sequence ATGACAGAACACATTTCCGCTCCAAGCCCATCTCCTGTCGGCGAAGATTACCTGCTGTTAGGGCAATACGCCGAACGCGCCTATCTCGAATACGCCATGAGCGTGGTCAAAGGCCGCGCGCTGCCTGAAGTTTCAGACGGCCAAAAGCCTGTGCAGCGGCGTATTTTGTTTGCCATGCGCGATATGGGTTTGACGGCGGGGGCGAAGCCGGTGAAATCGGCGCGCGTGGTCGGTGAGATTTTGGGCAAATACCACCCGCACGGCGACAGTTCCGCCTATGAGGCGATGGTGCGGATGGCGCAGGATTTTACCTTGCGCTATCCCTTAATCGACGGCATCGGCAACTTCGGCTCGCGCGACGGCGACGGGGCGGCGGCGATGCGTTACACCGAAGCGCGGCTCACGCCGATTGCGGAATTGCTGTTGTCCGAAATCAATCAGGGAACGGTGGATTTCGTGCCGAACTACGACGGCGCGTTTGACGAACCGCTGCACCTGCCTGCACGTCTGCCTATGGTGTTGCTCAACGGCGCGTCAGGCATCGCGGTGGGCATGGCGACCGAGATTCCGTCGCACAATTTGAACGAAGTTACGCAGGCGGCGATTGCGTTGTTGAAAAAGCCGACGCTGGAAACCGCCGACCTGATGCAATATATTCCTGCCCCCGATTTTGCCGGCGGCGGTCAAATCATCACGCCGGCGGACGAATTGCGCCGGATTTATGAAACCGGCAAAGGCAGCGTGCGCGTGCGTGCACGTTACGAAATCGAGAAACTGGCGCGCGGACAATGGCGCGTCATCGTAACCGAGCTGCCGCCGAACGCCAACTCCGCCAAAATCCTTGCCGAAATCGAAGAACAGACCAACCCGAAACCGAAAGCGGGCAAAAAGCAGCTCAACCAAGACCAGCTCAACACCAAAAAGCTGATGCTGGATTTAATCGACCGCGTGCGCGACGAGTCCGACGGCGAACATCCCGTGCGCCTTGTGTTCGAGCCGAAATCCAGCCGCATCGATACCGATACCTTCATCAACACGCTAATGGCGCAGACTTCGCTGGAAGGCAATGTGTCCATGAACTTGGTGATGATGGGGCTGGACAACCGCCCCGCGCAGAAAAACCTGAAAACGATTTTGCAGGAATGGTTGGATTTCCGCACCGTTACCGTAACACGCCGTCTGAAATTCCGTTTGAACCAAGTGGAAAAACGGCTGCATATCCTCGAAGGCCGTCTGAAAGTCTTTCTGCACATCGACGAAGTGATTAAAGTCATCCGCGAATCAGACGACCCGAAAGCCGATTTGATGGCGGCGTTCGGGCTGACCGAAATCCAAGCCGAAGACATTTTGGAAATCCGCCTGCGCCAGTTGGCGCGTTTGGAAGGTTTCAAACTCGAAAAAGAATTGAACGAATTGCGTGAGGAACAAGGCCGTCTGAATATCCTTTTGGGCGACGAAAACGAAAAACGCAAGCTGATGATTAAAGAGATGCAGGCAGATATGAAACAATACGGCGATGCGCGCCGCACGCTGGTGGAAGAAGCCGGACGCGCCGTGTTGACGCAGACCACCGCCGACGAACCCATCACGCTGATTCTGTCTGAAAAAGGCTGGATACGCAGCCGTGCCGGACATAATCTCGATTTGAGCCAAACCGCGTTCAAAGAAGGCGACCGCCTCAAACAAACCCTCGAAGGCAGAACGGTTTTACCCGTCGTCATTCTGGATTCATTGGGCAGAACCTACACCCTTGATGCCGCCGAAATCCCCGGCGGACGCGGCGACGGCGTGCCGATTTCATCCTTAATCGAGCTGCAAAACGGCGCGAAACCCATTGCGATGTTGACAGGATTGCCGGAACAACATTATTTATTGTCGGGCAGCGGCGGCTACGGCTTCATCGCCAAGCTGGGCGATATGGTCGGACGCGTGAAAGCGGGCAAAGTGGTGATGACTGTGGACAGCGGCGAAACCGTCCTGCCACCGGTTGCCGTCTATGCTTCTTCACTGATTAATCCAGACTGCAAAGTCGTACTGGCCAGCAGCGACCATCGTCTCTTAGCGTTTTCCATCGGCGAGCTCAAAGTCATGCCTAAAGGCCGCGGTTTGCAGCTGATGTCGCTTACCGACGGTGCATCTTTAGAACATGTCCTCGTGACCACGGCTGCGGAATTCATCGTCGAAACCGTCGGCAAGCGCGGTGCGGCGCATCAGGAAAAATTGCGCATTTGCGACATCGACGGCAAACGCGGTAAAAAAGGCAAGGTATTGGAAATCTCAGGCCGTCTGAAAAGTTTGTCCTGA
- a CDS encoding MFS transporter yields the protein MKISPQVAMTLRQIMLMNFGFFGIQYSFGLQQTAINPIFSFLHADPSQLPILNMAGPITGLLVQPMIGAMSDRTWVPGLGRRRPYFLIGAIGCSLCLFIYPHVTALWVAVLLLWLLDISNNTAMEPFRAFIADTVPEHQQSTGFLMQSVFTGLGITLANVSLYIFQQIGWLKQTSEAGIPYWVFGSFYIGAVCSIGSVLVTVLSTSEHEPSPEEMAAIKAQPSGPAHAVKDIIVAIREMPTALWQLALVYLFQWYALFIYWQYISHSIVQSVWDSTVENTEAYSQAVAWTGLVNGFYNVVTFISAFGLMWMARKYAAKYVHAFAVTLAALALLTIPHIGNKYLMFAPMIGFGVGWASMMGVPFMIVVGSIPKERYGVYMGIVNMMIVVPMLIETVSFGWVYKTFLGSNPANAMTFAGVFLAIAAALTLTIKTAAKPATAE from the coding sequence TTTCAGCTTTCTTCATGCCGATCCGAGCCAGTTGCCGATTTTGAATATGGCAGGCCCGATTACCGGTTTGCTGGTGCAGCCGATGATTGGTGCGATGAGTGACCGCACTTGGGTGCCGGGATTGGGTCGCCGCCGCCCGTATTTCTTGATCGGCGCCATCGGTTGCAGCCTCTGTCTCTTTATCTATCCGCACGTTACCGCATTGTGGGTGGCCGTATTACTGCTGTGGCTCTTGGACATCAGTAACAACACTGCAATGGAACCTTTCCGTGCCTTTATTGCCGATACGGTTCCTGAACATCAGCAATCTACCGGTTTCTTGATGCAGTCTGTGTTTACCGGTTTGGGTATTACCCTGGCCAACGTTTCCCTCTATATCTTCCAGCAAATCGGTTGGTTGAAACAAACTTCCGAAGCGGGTATCCCATATTGGGTATTCGGCTCCTTCTATATTGGTGCGGTTTGCTCTATCGGTTCGGTTTTGGTTACTGTTTTATCGACATCCGAACACGAGCCTAGTCCTGAAGAAATGGCGGCTATTAAGGCGCAACCAAGCGGTCCGGCTCATGCTGTTAAAGATATTATCGTTGCTATACGCGAAATGCCGACTGCCTTGTGGCAACTGGCTTTGGTGTATCTCTTCCAATGGTACGCGCTCTTTATCTACTGGCAATATATTTCCCACAGTATCGTCCAATCTGTTTGGGATTCGACTGTTGAAAATACCGAAGCGTATAGTCAAGCGGTGGCATGGACCGGTTTGGTAAACGGTTTCTACAACGTTGTAACCTTTATCTCCGCCTTCGGCCTGATGTGGATGGCGCGCAAATATGCCGCCAAATATGTCCACGCCTTTGCCGTAACCCTTGCCGCGCTGGCCTTGCTCACCATTCCGCACATCGGCAATAAATACCTGATGTTTGCGCCGATGATTGGTTTCGGTGTCGGTTGGGCAAGTATGATGGGTGTGCCGTTTATGATTGTGGTCGGCTCTATTCCGAAAGAACGTTACGGCGTGTACATGGGTATTGTGAACATGATGATTGTGGTTCCAATGCTGATTGAAACCGTATCTTTCGGCTGGGTGTACAAAACCTTCTTGGGTTCAAACCCTGCCAACGCGATGACTTTTGCCGGTGTTTTCCTCGCCATTGCCGCCGCGTTGACCTTAACCATTAAAACTGCGGCCAAACCGGCTACTGCAGAATAA